The uncultured Cohaesibacter sp. genome segment AAATTGCTCGGCTTCTGCCTCGCTGTGGCTGTCGATCTTCACTCTGATGAAAGCCTGCACCCCAAGCCCGATCTTGCGTCGGTTCAAGCGCACGCTGTAGCCTTCTATGATGCCGCTTTCTTCCAACTGGCGCATTTTTCGCCAGCAGGGAGAGGTGGCAAGGCCAATCTGATCGGACAGGGCTTGATTGGTAATTCGTCCCTCATCCTTCAAAATTTGCAGGATCTTGATGTCGTGTTGATCGAGTGAATTTGGCATGATCTA includes the following:
- a CDS encoding Lrp/AsnC family transcriptional regulator; translated protein: MPNSLDQHDIKILQILKDEGRITNQALSDQIGLATSPCWRKMRQLEESGIIEGYSVRLNRRKIGLGVQAFIRVKIDSHSEAEAEQFASEVMQLDQVVACYSIAGDADFLLQVVARDLDSYSDFAMNEIRRLPGIKEMQTSMMLKEIKPFKGFPLDLE